The window CTAGGTGTTTTAAGCTTATAATTATATTGAATGTTCTAATATCTCGTTAAATGACCCTAGTTCCCAAACAAAGTCTTCTTCAGAATATGACTTGATGATCATATACCCCcgtataataacaatttttttgaagCTGTGAACATTCATATTATGTGGAACTTTTTTAAGAATCTAATTTAAGAATTTCTCGCAATCAATGCATATTAACGAAACGGGCCTTAGTTCCCCACCATAGACGACAGTTTAATCCATTTCtgttcctttttttaaatttatatgatcCTTATAATGCACTATAGGTCGTTTTGTAGACCTGAAAAAATACTCTaacaaaaacttgatttttcCTCCAATACATCAAACTCACGGAATTTTCGAGatcaatttcgaaaatattgctGCTAATGTTTTTTGAACTTATAGTACTTAGATCGAGATTTTCAATTTCAGGTGAGAGGGGCGTACCCATTTACGaccttttcaaaaattacattactaatattcatacaaaatataacagATGAAAGAAGAagggtttaataaaaataatttgttattcttTTACAGTTTGGTATTATTATACGTTACACCATTTGGATATTGCTCGCACTTCTTTCGGTGTTATTAATACGCTTCAGCTTTTTACCCGGTTCTGGAAAAGTATTTTATAGTATTATCGTACCCTCTTGGGTGAATTTTACACATAGTCTTATATCGATGCCAATTTATAGTATATATGCTTTTGGACCCGGTTGGGGTCTTTTCATAACATTGgctagttttaataaatttaataccaaTATTATGCAAAAGAGTTGGTTTATTGGACTCGGGCAGTTGGCTATAGTTATTGGTTTAAATTTATTGgcgaatttaataaaacaatattttaaaggtaagttttagaaatgttaaatatttctatattagaaataactaaaatttatatttaaagaagtAACAAGTGGAAAGTACTATACGGAAGTGGAACATGTTTGGATACCATATTTATCCGCAGGAAGTGCCATAACCGATATGGCATGGGCCAATTTATGgtcaatattatattattttatgctGTTTTTATCTGCCATGCTAACAATCGTAAGAAACTGTTTTTCGAAGCTCTTTCTCAAAGACCTATTTCAGaagatatgtattttattttaaatcccaTTTTCTAGATCATGgaattgtatacaattttgaCTACAGTTTTTGATGAATTTACTGCTTTAAGAAAGTGCAAAGTATTAATAGGAACATGCCTCATAGCCGCCACAGCATCCATTTCTCTATACTTCacttcatatgtatgtataaataattgtgattttttactatatactacgattcaaacttttttaatatctcCATAACTTCTAATAGGTTGGCTTTCGAAATTTTACTGCTATTTTAATTGATACATATTTTACTCATACTAtgcttaatttattattaatactgACTTTACTATGGATTTATGGACGTGAACGTCTTCAGCgggatataaaatttatgacaaattCAGAATTTTCCACGTGGCAAATTAATGCTCTTCGATTTGTAGTACCATTGGGGCTGTTGATTATTCtggtaaaatctaaaattatcaAAAGTCTCTAATTTaacgatatttttttatttcagatatattttcttttagagGCATGCGTTACCCACTATTTATCAAATCAGTTTATAGCAATTTTCGCCTTAATCTTTATTATTATTCCAATAGTTTTAATACCGACCTATGCCGTTTATTATGTGTGTCAAAGTGATGTTAATAGACCAAATAATTGGTATCCCGTTGAACTAGAGGACCGTGAACGTTATAAAGATGTTGTAATTTGTAATAGTGTATAACTCTTGAACGAAACAATATAACCGACTGTAATATAAAgccgatattaaaaaaaaataataattcaataaaaatatttagaaattgcttgttaatttaaaattttattatattcccAGCCAAAACTTACATTAATAGGTAATAAGTTTAAAAGCTAATGCGTTTAAAAGCTAACTAATTATTTGAAGACGGTGATGACATTGGTAGCAATTACTTACCACACACGCTTACAAatcactacttaaataagtaccaggcatggaaaatttgcatactaaaatattactaaattaTTAGAAAGGGagtaagtattttttatgtttcaaaGTACTAAACTAATTATCTCTAGATCATATAATGTCaagagactagaatatatactcgactagaatttttttatagactaagctatagaccagactatagcctaaactggactagactatagactagtctatagactggactatagactatactatggactctgctatagactatggactatgctatagactagaccatagactagactatagattagactatagactagactatagactagactatagataagactatagactatattatagactaaactatagactagactatagactagactatagactggactatagactagactatagactagactatagactagactatagactagactatagactagactatagactagactatagactagactatagactagactatagactagactatagactagactatagactagactatagactagactatagactcgactatagactagactatagactagactatagactagactatagactagactatgaactagactatagactagactatggactagactataggctagtctatagattaggctaaactatatattagtctagactatattatactatagactaaactatagactagactatagactaaactatagactagactatagactaaactatagactagactattctaaTTCCTAAACCACATAAAGTCATAAGAGATCGTTGATCATACAGACCGATCTGTCTATTTGACACTATCCGCAAGTGCCTTGAAAGTATTATACTAACGGAAGTTATTGAAAATGCAATTGATCTATCAAATAACCAATATGGATTTCGGAAagctaaagcaaaaaataagCGAGGACAAAAATTGGTAAGGTTTTATAACAAGAGTAAAGCTTGTACTAAGAGAAACAGAGCAACTTTAGAAAACAAACCAGgataacaaaatttcaatcCCTTATGTATTAAGAGACATGATCTTGAGGGCTTTCCGTCCCCACGAAATGCGTCCTGCGTATCGAAAATATCTAGGcagtaggctagactatagtgtagactgtagaccagacaaTTGAATTCTACAattaagttaaagtttttatcTGTGTATGTGTATTACTAATAGTTAATTATGttagaaaattatcaatatcAGTCTACATTTTCAAATACAAGTGCACCAAGAAAAACAGTAGTATAAGTAGTAAAAgtgcaataaaataataaaacctcTTGTTTCAAACGTCTTCCAATGTTCACACGTACATTACGCTATAATCCGGGAGAACTTTTGTTAGGGACTAGATGACATcatcaaagaaaaatttaggtattttacatattaatgtaaaaataatgtACATGCTTTGCTCCCATTAGCATTCAAATTGCATCGCAAAATTTTactttgcatttaattttatctatttttacaCATCAGTCGTTCGTCGATGCTTCTAATAATAAGAATCAAACA of the Lucilia cuprina isolate Lc7/37 chromosome 2, ASM2204524v1, whole genome shotgun sequence genome contains:
- the LOC124421476 gene encoding sodium- and chloride-dependent neutral and basic amino acid transporter B(0+)-like — encoded protein: MIMSSHGFIPDTNRGHWTNPNDFIYAGLGLAFRFDVFSLSKIYLIDGNVIYFMPECLLGLFIYIVPFIVLQSFLGQFSSSSYISAFRLTPLYKGIGYVALILNICVLSFYSIFAMIALVYMFSSMQSTLPWNCKNYEKWSMNFTKQEKINLCNLYVTDGNDTYYSDHIIAGNNYIPSALYFKTFFETTYGFVDFSMSWQLVLCDIIVWTLVILFFYKFFNTEMFGIIIRYTIWILLALLSVLLIRFSFLPGSGKVFYSIIVPSWVNFTHSLISMPIYSIYAFGPGWGLFITLASFNKFNTNIMQKSWFIGLGQLAIVIGLNLLANLIKQYFKEVTSGKYYTEVEHVWIPYLSAGSAITDMAWANLWSILYYFMLFLSAMLTIIMELYTILTTVFDEFTALRKCKVLIGTCLIAATASISLYFTSYVGFRNFTAILIDTYFTHTMLNLLLILTLLWIYGRERLQRDIKFMTNSEFSTWQINALRFVVPLGLLIILIYFLLEACVTHYLSNQFIAIFALIFIIIPIVLIPTYAVYYVCQSDVNRPNNWYPVELEDRERYKDVVICNSV